A single region of the Pelecanus crispus isolate bPelCri1 chromosome 10, bPelCri1.pri, whole genome shotgun sequence genome encodes:
- the TECTB gene encoding beta-tectorin: MVTLTIYLLVILAQALAGPCNPNKADVILVYCYPKSIITKIPECPYGWEVNQLALGGICYNGIHDLGYYQFTIPDLSPKNKSYCGTQSEFKNPIYHFYNSIVSNDSSVIVKSQPVNYSFTCTYNANYLVNQAAFDQRVATVHVKNGSSGSFESQLSLNFYSNAKFSSIKEAPFIVETSEIGSDIFAGVEAKGLSDRFKVVLNNCWATPSSEYFYQIHWPLITKGCATDNSILVHENGKTSRATFQFNAFRFRNIPKLSKVWLHCETHVCDSEKFSCPVTCDKRKQRMEETGGVLVAEIAVRSKGLSRFCTLSDIIFHLLFVIEFCAVLL, translated from the exons ATGGTGACTCTTACTATTTATCTGCTGGTCATCTTGGCTCAAGCTCTTGCGGGGCCTTGCAATCCAAATAAAGCAG atgtaATTCTGGTATACTGCTATCCTAAAAGCATCATTACCAAAATACCGGAGTGTCCTTATGGATGGGAGGTTAATCAGCTGGCACTTGGAGGCATTTGCTACAATGGGATCCACGATTTGGGATATTACCAATTCACAATCCCAGACCTGTCACCTAAAAACAAATCATACTGTGGGACACAGTCAGAG TTTAAGAACCCCATTTATCACTTCTACAACTCCATTGTCTCCAATGACTCCTCGGTAATTGTGAAGAGCCAGCCTGTGAACTACTCATTCACCTGCACGTACAATGCCAACTACCTGGTGAACCAGGCTGCCTTTGACCAAAG GGTGGCCACCGTCCATGTGAAGAACGGAAGCTCTGGCTCATTTGAAAGTCAGTTGTCCCTCAACTTCTACTCT AATGCCAAGTTTTCAAGTATAAAAGAAGCCCCTTTCATCGTTGAAACATCAGAAATTGGTTCTGATATATTTGCTGGTGTGGAAGCTAAGGGTTTAAGTGACAG GTTCAAAGTTGTTCTCAACAACTGCTGGGCAACTCCCTCCTCGGAGTACTTCTACCAGATCCACTGGCCTTTGATCACCAAGGG GTGTGCCACAGACAACTCCATCCTTGTCCATGAGAATGGGAAAACGAGCCGGGCGACATTCCAGTTCAACGCTTTCCGCTTCCGTAACATCCCCAAGCTGTCCAAGGTCTGGCTGCACTGCGAGACGCACGTCTGCGACAGTGAGAAGTTCTCCTGCCCGGTG ACATGTGACAAACGAAAACAGCGCATGGAAGAAACTGGAGGTGTTTTAGTGGCGGAGATCGCTGTACGCA GCAAAGGTTTATCCAGATTTTGCACACTCTCAG ATATCATCTTCCACCTACTCTTTGTGATTGAATTTTGTGCTGTTTTATTATAA